One genomic window of Gossypium hirsutum isolate 1008001.06 chromosome D11, Gossypium_hirsutum_v2.1, whole genome shotgun sequence includes the following:
- the LOC107913322 gene encoding uncharacterized protein isoform X5 — MISGTLEFLMSWMWELWKKGFYMFSMLPQLCSKLADSTSELWSALPLVQALLPALRPVVSSPSDHVDDTFSLWKQPFVQQALSQIVVTASSSLYHPLLQACAGYLSSYSPSHAKAACVLIDLCCGVLAPWITQVIAKVDLTVELMEDLLGIIQGARHSTAHARARARAALKYIVLGLSGHMDDILGKYKEVKHDILFLVEMLEPFLDPAIYTSTSKIAFGDVSFAFMEKQEQACLIALNIIHTATRKPAVLPSLESEWRSQSVAPSVLLSILEPRIQLPPEIDMCKSSISKDVEHESSSVSSVHHSDSDGKIDVSDSATKMDVLEDVSLLFAPSELRSINLTNVCSSPKENVLEFNQAKLEQEDIEKNNSTQFQNSLVLDSGFTAEYYNLQADYFQLMNFRDCELKASEFRRLASDLHSQPEISIESHDAAIDALLLAAECYVNPFFVISLKASSNIMNQSLSGVKIPKVFEISELRKIPTKTNSNLQTIAHLEKNRDKVVLKVLLEAAELDRKYHQKLSDGDDCQSYYAESDEQVIEMSHFDIQAVDAVTLVRQNQALLCNFLIKRLQGEQHSLHEILVHCLLFLLHSATKLYCTPTHVIDIILKSASHLNGMLTSLYCQLKEGKCQLNPEKVHGIQRRWILLQRLVIASSGGGVASDFAVNINNGFRHGNLIPPSAWMQKISTFSHSTSPLVRFLGWMGVSRNAKQFIEERLFLTSEMSELTYLLSIFADELAVVDKCVYRNHEDRKVQNSGGKQESPTSNGIELADGQHGEQSFRVIYPDLYKFFPNMKKQFEAFGEIIVEAVGLQLKSLPTAVVPDILCWFSDLCSWPFVQKDQATFQSSNHLKGYVAKNAKAIILYILEAIVVEHMEALVPEIPRVVQVLVSLCKASYCDVSFLDSVLHLLKPIITYSLHKVSDEEQLLVGDSCHNFESLCFDELFSNIRQKNENEDSSIEKVFSRALTIFILASVFSDLSFQRRREILQSLTSWADFTAFEPTTTFHDYLCAFNGVMGSCKIFLLQNLRAYNFIPLQLPGSSDSRTLGESGSESFSWFLNDILPCSSLNETSEKVESNNTDAVVLNEKDYHLSEEEIKEFTKDLEGLIPKLYPTIEQCWSLHLQLAKKLAITLARCFIYSRCLSSVAPGIHNAEGDISENSLASKSIDQLPAQWKTGLEGLAGMILLLQENTCWQVASVMLDCLLGVPLSFPLNDVIDPICTALKNFCCKAPKISWRLQTDKWFSILSFRGFQNLHESEIAPLVNLLVTMLGHPEPEQRFIVLQHLGRLVGQDVDGGKSMQSSNFCSKIVSPGLIHSIPEKILSLLVSSTWGQVAVLASSDVSLPLRACAMALLVDFIPFVDRPQLQSFLAAADTLLYGLGRLVYPICEGPLLKLSLALIISACLYSPAEDISLIPQKVWENIETLGFSKAEYRLPDLEKKACQVLCRLRNEGDDAKEVLKEVLSSSCTKQFDPEFGSTRESILQVLANLTSVQSYFDIFAKKMDEEAMELEEAEMELDLIRKEPALQESLKDSEGRQLPHLATPVRDENRLQQIKECIHSLEKNKIQEDIVARRQQKLLMRHARRKYLEEAALRESELLQELDRERTAEAEKEIERQRLLELERAKTRELRHNLDMEKERQTQRELQRELEQAESGLRSSRRDFPSSHSSRPRERYRERENGRSSNEGGTRTSSSLQSETASMAAMPMVLSGSRSFSGQPPTILQSRDRTDECSSSYEENLDGSKDSGDTGSVGDPELVSSFDGGQPGGFGPSQRHGSRGSKSRQVLERRDRDGRRESKWERKHS; from the exons ATGATCAGTGGGACACTAGAATTCTTAATGTCTTGGATGTGGGAGCTGTGGAAGAAGGGATTTTACATGTTCTCTATGCTT CCTCAGCTCTGCAGCAAATTAGCAGACAGCACTTCTGAACTTTGGTCTGCATTACCACTTGTACAAGCATTGCTTCCAG CACTTCGTCCTGTTGTAAGCAGCCCTTCTGATCATGTTGATGATACTTTTTCTCTGTGGAAACAGCCTTTTGTTCAACAAGCTCTCTCGCAG ATTGTTGTGACAGCTTCTTCTTCATTGTACCATCCTCTTCTTCAAGCCTGTGCTGGCTACTTATCTTCATATTCACCATCTCAT GCTAAGGCTGCATGTGTTCTGATTGATCTATGTTGTGGTGTGCTAGCCCCTTGGATAACTCAGGTCATTGCAAAG GTTGATTTAACGGTGGAACTCATGGAGGACCTTTTGGGTATAATCCAG GGAGCCCGCCACTCAACGGCTCATGCTCGTGCTCGTGCTCGTGCTGCACTTAAGTACATAGTGCTAGGTCTGTCTGGTCACATGGATGATATACTTGGGAAGTATAAG GAAGTGAAGCACGATATTCTCTTTCTTGTGGAAATGCTAGAGCCTTTTCTTGATCCTGCCATATATACATCAACAAGCAAAATAGCCTTTGGTGATGTATCATTTGCTTTTATGGAGAAGCAAGAGCAAGCTTGTCTGATTGCCCTCAACATCATCCATACGGCGACTCGAAAACCAGCTGTTCTTCCTTCTCTGGAATCTGAATGGAGGTCTCAATCAGTTGCCCCAAG TGTCCTCCTCTCAATATTGGAACCTCGCATACAATTACCTCCTGAGATTGATATGTGCAAATCTTCCATTTCTAAAGATGTTGAGCACGAATCATCAAGTGTTTCTTCTGTCCACCATTCTGACTCTGATGGCAAGATAGATGTGTCTGATTCAGCCACTAAGATGGATGTTTTAGAAGATGTTAGTCTTCTTTTTGCCCCTTCAGAACTTCGGAGTATCAATCTGACTAATGTTTGCAGCAGTCCTAAAGAAAATGTCCTGGAATTTAACCAAGCAAAGTTAGAACAGGAAGACATTGAAAAAAACAATTCTACTCAATTTCAAAACAGTTTAGTTTTAGATTCTGGTTTCACTGCTGAATATTACAATTTGCAAGCAGACTATTTTCAACTTATGAACTTCCGGGACTGTGAGCTTAAGGCATCTGAATTTCGGCGGTTGGCTTCAGATTTACACTCACAGCCTGAGATTTCTATTGAAAGCCATGATGCTGCTATAGATGCTTTGCTCTTGGCTGCAGAATGCTATGTCAATCCATTCTTTGTGATATCTCTTAAAGCCAGTTCCAATATTATGAACCAGAGCCTTAGTGGGGTTAAAATTCCAAAGGTTTTTGAAATTTCAGAGCTTAGAAAGATTCCTACAAAGACTAACAGTAATTTGCAAACAATAGCTCATCTTGAAAAGAATAGAGACAAGGTTGTCCTTAAAGTACTGCTTGAGGCTGCTGAATTAGACAGGAAATATCATCAAAAGTTGTCAGATGGAGATGATTGTCAAAGCTACTATGCAGAATCTGATGAACAAGTCATAGAGATGTCTCACTTTGATATACAGGCAGTGGATGCTGTCACCTTGGTTCGACAAAATCAAGCCTTATTGTGCAATTTCCTGATTAAGCGGTTGCAGGGAGAACAGCATTCTTTGCATGAAATTCTCGTACATTGTCTTTTGTTTCTGTTGCACTCAGCCACTAAGCTATACTGCACTCCTACACATGTGATTGATATCATATTGAAATCGGCTAGCCACCTTAATGGGATGTTAACATCTTTGTATTGTCAGTTAAAAGAAGGCAAGTGCCAATTGAATCCTGAAAAGGTACATGGAATACAACGCCGCTGGATACTGCTGCAAAGATTGGTAATCGCTTCAAGTGGTGGTGGTGTTGCATCGGATTTTGCCGTCAATATCAATAATGGCTTCCGCCATGGGAACTTGATTCCTCCTTCAGCCTGGATGCAGAAAATATCCACATTTTCTCATTCTACTTCTCCTCTTGTTCGCTTCCTTGGCTGGATGGGAGTATCTCGAAATGCAAAACAATTCATAGAGGAGCGTCTTTTCCTAACTTCAGAAATGTCGGAGCTGACATATTTACTCTCAATATTCGCAGATGAGCTTGCAGTAGTAGATAAATGTGTTTATCGTAATCATGAAGATCGAAAGGTTCAAAATTCTGGGGGTAAACAAGAATCTCCGACTTCTAATGGCATTGAGCTTGCTGATGGGCAGCATGGAGAGCAATCTTTCCGTGTAATCTATCCTGATCTCTATAAATTCTTTCCGAATATGAAAAAGCAGTTTGAAGCATTTGGGGAAATCATTGTGGAAGCTGTTGGGTTGCAGCTGAAATCGCTACCTACTGCTGTTGTGCCTGATATTTTGTGCTGGTTTTCTGATTTGTGTTCATGGCCATTTGTTCAAAAGGATCAAGCTACTTTTCAGAGTTCTAATCATTTGAAGGGCTATGTTGCAAAGAATGCCAAAGCAATAATCCTCTACATTCTAGAAGCCATTGTTGTGGAGCACATGGAAGCACTGGTGCCTGAGATACCAAGAGTGGTGCAAGTTTTGGTATCCCTTTGTAAAGCCTCCTATTGTGACGTGTCTTTTCTTGATTCTGTATTACATCTGTTAAAGCCAATTATCACTTATTCGTTGCATAAGGTGTCAGATGAGGAGCAATTATTGGTTGGCGATTCTTGTCACAATTTTGAGTCTTTATGCTTTGATGAGCTCTTCAGTAACATCAGACAAAAGAATGAGAATGAAGACAGTTCTATTGAGAAAGTATTCAGCAGAGCACTGACAATTTTCATATTGGCGTCTGTCTTTTCAGATTTATCCTTCCAACGAAGAAGAGAAATATTGCAATCATTAACATCATGGGCTGATTTTACTGCTTTTGAGCCAACTACTACTTTTCACGACTACCTCTGTGCTTTTAATGGTGTCATGGGAAGTTGCAAAATTTTCCTACTTCAAAATTTAAGGGCCTATAATTTTATTCCTCTTCAGTTGCCTGGCTCCTCTGACTCCAGGACGCTTGGTGAAAGTGGCTCAGAATCTTTCTCGTGGTTTCTTAATGATATATTGCCTTGCTCTAGTCTAAATGAAACTTCTGAGAAGGTGGAAAGTAACAACACTGATGCTGTTGTCTTGAATGAAAAAGATTACCATCTGTCTGAAGAGGAAATAAAGGAGTTCACAAAAGACTTGGAGGGTCTCATTCCTAAGCTTTATCCAACTATTGAGCAGTGTTGGTCTCTTCACCTTCAGCTTGCAAAGAAGTTGGCTATTACATTGGCACGGTGTTTTATATACTCCAGATGTTTGTCTTCAGTTGCTCCAGGAATTCATAATGCTGAAGGGGATATCAGTGAAAATTCTTTGGCTTCTAAATCAATTGACCAGTTGCCAGCTCAGTGGAAAACTGGTCTCGAAGGTCTTGCTGGAATGATTTTGTTGCTCCAAGAAAACACTTGCTGGCAAGTTGCATCTGTGATGCTTGATTGCCTTCTTGGCGTGCCCCTTAGTTTTCCACTTAATGATGTTATTGATCCTATTTGTACTGCGTTAAAAAACTTTTGTTGCAAGGCACCAAAAATCTCTTGGCGTTTGCAAACTGATAAATGGTTTTCAATATTATCCTTTAGAGGCTTCCAGAATCTTCATGAAAGTGAAATTGCTCCTCTAGTTAATCTGCTTGTTACAATGCTAGGTCACCCTGAACCTGAGCAGCGCTTCATAGTGCTTCAGCACTTGGGTAGATTGGTAGGACAAGATGTAGATGGTGGGAAAAGTATGCAGTCTTCAAATTTTTGCAGTAAGATAGTTTCACCAGGTTTAATTCATTCCATTCCTGAAAAGATTCTATCACTTTTGGTCTCAAGTACATGGGGTCAGGTAGCTGTTCTGGCATCATCAGATGTATCATTACCCTTGAGGGCTTGTGCAATGGCACTTCTTGTAGATTTTATTCCATTTGTTGATAGGCCCCAGTTGCAATCCTTCCTTGCGGCAGCTGATACTCTTTTGTATGGTTTGGGCCGACTTGTTTATCCTATTTGTGAGGGACCATTACTTAAACTTTCATTAGCACTTATTATTAGTGCTTGTCTATACTCTCCGGCTGAAGATATTTCTTTGATTCCTCAAAAAGTTTGGGAAAATATTGAGACTTTAGGGTTCTCCAAAGCAG AATACAGACTTCCAGATCTCGAAAAGAAGGCATGCCAAGTCTTGTGTAGATTGAGAAATGAAGGAGATGATGCTAAAGAG GTCCTGAAAGAAGTGCTCTCCTCAAGTTGCACAAAACAATTTGACCCTGAATTTGGGAGCACCCGAGAGTCAATACTTCAG GTCCTTGCTAATCTAACTTCTGTTCAGTCATACTTCGATATATTTGCAAAGAAAATGGACGAAGAGGCTATG GAACTAGAAGAGGCTGAAATGGAATTGGATCTTATACGAAAAGAACCTGCACTGCAAGAATCATTGAAAGATTCTGAAGGGCGCCAGCTTCCACATCTTGCCA CTCCTGTGAGAGATGAAAACCGTCTTCAGCAGATCAAGGAGTGCATTCATTCTTT AGAGAAAAACAAAATTCAAGAAGATATAGTAGCTCGCAGGCAACAGAAACTTCTTATGAGACATGCTCGTCGAAAGTACCTGGAAGAGGCAGCTTTGCGAGAATCTGAGCTTTTGCAAGAACTTGATAG GGAAAGGACAGCTGAAGctgaaaaagagattgagagacAGCGCTTGCTGGAACTTGAACGTGCTAAAACAAGGGAACTACGACACAATCTGGATATGGAAAAGGAGAGGCAAACACAG AGAGAACTTCAGCGAGAATTGGAGCAGGCCGAATCTGGACTAAGGTCTTCAAGGCGTGACTTCCCTTCATCTCATAGTAG TAGGCCACGGGAAAGGTACCGAGAAAGGGAAAATGGGAGATCAAGTAATGAAGGAGGCACACGAACTAGTAGCAGTTTGCAATCTGAAACTGCATCAATGGCTGCGATGCCAATGGTTCTGTCTGGATCACGGTCGTTTTCTGGGCAGCCCCCCACCATTTTACAGTCTCGTGACCGCACAGATGAATGTAGCAGCAGTTATGAAGAAAATCTCGATGGAAGCAAGGACTCTGGAGATACAGGTAGTGTTGGTGATCCAGAGTTAGTATCTTCATTCGATGGAGGGCAACCTGGTGGTTTCGGGCCATCCCAACGACACGGATCTAGAGGGAGCAAGTCTAGGCAGGTATTAGAGAGGCGAGACAGGGATGGTCGACGCGAAAGCAAGTGGGAAAGGAAACATTCTTGA